The window CCGGATTGCAACGCGGCCAGGGACCAAAAGATGGTGAATGTCAACACGCCCTACCGGAAGGAGATGCAGGGCCAGCCGCGCCGGGTCGCCTCTTCCGCAAGCACCGCGTCGGCGTCCACCGCCACCGGATGATGCACGCTCTCCAGCAGGAAGAGATCGTTGCGGGAGTCGCTGTAGAACCAGGTCTCCGTCGGAGTGGCGTCCCGTTGTTGCAACCACGCTTCCAGACGGCGGATTTTGCCCTCGCGAAAACAGGGTGTACCCCGGGGCTGCCCGGTGAAGCTGCCGTCGGCGTTCTCCTCCGCCTCCGTGGCCAACAGGTCGTCCACCCCCAACAGCCGGGCAATGGGCTCAGTGACGAAACGGTTGGTGGCGGTGATGATCAACACCGTGGCGCCCTCTTCCCGATGCCGCCGGATGCACTCCTGCCCCTTGGGCAGCAGAATGGGCCGGATCATGCGTTCCAGAAACTCCTCCCGCCAACTCTCCAGGGTGGCGCGGGATTCCCGAGCCAAAAAACCCAGCTGAAAGCGCAGATAGGCCTGGATATCCAGCACCCCGTGGCGATAATCCTCGTAAAAGGCCCGGTTGCGCGCTTCGTAGTCCGAGTCGTCGACCCGACCACGCTCCACCAGATAACGCCCCCAGAGATAGTCGCTGTCTCCGGCCAACAGGGTGTTGTCCAGGTCAAAAAGGGCCAGTTTTTCCATACCGCATCCTTCCCGCTCGCTGCCGATCAGGGTCGATTCCCCTTGCCAAACGCCG is drawn from Magnetococcales bacterium and contains these coding sequences:
- a CDS encoding HAD family phosphatase, giving the protein MEKLALFDLDNTLLAGDSDYLWGRYLVERGRVDDSDYEARNRAFYEDYRHGVLDIQAYLRFQLGFLARESRATLESWREEFLERMIRPILLPKGQECIRRHREEGATVLIITATNRFVTEPIARLLGVDDLLATEAEENADGSFTGQPRGTPCFREGKIRRLEAWLQQRDATPTETWFYSDSRNDLFLLESVHHPVAVDADAVLAEEATRRGWPCISFR